In Ignisphaera sp., the DNA window ATCTAGAAAACCTATATCAGCTATAACTACATATGGTTGATAGAAGGTCCCTATAACGTTTTTGATTTTCCTGAAGTTAACAGCATTTTTACCTCCGATTGCTGCATCGACCATACCGAGTAGTGTTGTAGGTATGTTTATAAGCTTCATTCCCCTCATGTATATCGATGTAGCAAAATCTACAACATCAGTAAGGGTTCCTCCACCAACAGCTATAACATAATCGTTTCTCTGAAAACCTTCTCTATATAGATAATCAATTATATTGATTACTGTATCCAGATCTTTATCTTGTTCACCTCCCTCGAGGACAAACTCATGTATTTCGTCTCCTAAAACCTCAACAATTCTATCTATACTTATGGACTTCTGTCTGACTATCAGTACCTTACCATTCTTGACTACTTCTCTTAGATATTTAATTGCATTCCTACCTACAAAAATCTTTGTATCAACACAACATATTCTTTCCTCGATTATCTTCAAATCGATCTACCTATTGCTTGAGCCACAGCCTTAATTCCCTCCATAAGATTTTCGAACTCTTTCACAGTCAATTGTTGTTCAGAATCGCTTAACGCCTTACTGGGCTCTGGATGCACTTCTACCATAACTACATCAGCTCCTGCTGCTACAGCTGCTAATGTCAGCGCCTCTACGTATTCTCTTTTTCCTGATGGATGACTTGGATCAGCTGCTACTGGCAAGTGTGACGTCTTTTTTGCTACAACCATACCAGCTATATCGAAAGTGAACCTAGTTGTACTCTCAAAAGTTCTTATACCTCTTTCACAAAGCACAACTTGTCCATTTCCTTCTAACAAAATGTATTCAGCCGATAGTAACCATTCTTCGACAGTCATACCGAAACCTCTCTTAAGCAGTACTGGTTTACGGCTTTTACCAACTTCTTTCAATAATGGATAGTTCTGAGCATTTCTCGCCCCTATCTGAAGCACATCAACATATTCGCTAACCGTATACACATCTCTTGGATCCATAACCTCAGAAACTATCGGTATACCAACAACATCCTTGACCTTCTTTAGTATATTTAACCCCTCTAAACCCAATCCCTGAAACGTATATGGACTTGTTCGAGGCTTAAACGCCCCACCCCTAATTAGTGAGGCTCCAGCTCTCTTAACGGCTCTAGCCACTTCAATCATTTGCTCCTCATTCTCTACAGCACAAGGACCAGCTATGATAACTATCTTTCTGCTACCAATCTCGATGCCATCGATATTAAAGATCGTTTTCTCTCTCCACTCATTAGATGTTAGAGGAAACTTATATCTAGACCTTATTTTTAGTTCAACATCTTCATCAATGACATCTTCAACAAGTTTATCAGGCCAAGCGATCACGATTCTTCTACCATAGAGATCTACAACTCTATATGACGCAGATCTTGATCTGATGCTCTCTACAATTTTTGACTCATCTCTATTCGGTTTCAATATGAACATCATATCCTACCACCTAATCTTTCGACAATTTTTCGAAAAAGCACAAAGATTTTTTCATGAACAAGAGGAGAAAAACTGTTATTCTTCTGAATCTCGTAGACAACGTCCTTTATTTCATTAAGCCTTATGCTTATGGCAGTAAGTTCCCTAAATGTTGGTGTTGAAAGCTTTAGCGGATCTATACCAAGTTCTTTCGATAGTTCTTCTACACCTAATTGAAACAATAGTATAAGCATATGAGTTAAAACTTGAACTACTGCCATGGCCTTCTCGTGCTCTTCGTAGCTCACTACAACAGGGTCTAGACCTACACACCTCCAGAAATCAACAACATCTTCTAGAACATCTTTCCCTGATCCTGATGGTATTACTGCTATCTTCTGACCATATGCTGATGTAGATGGACCGAAAAGCGGATGTGTAGACACATATGCAAATCCATATACATGTGAGAGCTTCTCGACATATTCGTATACCAAGTTTTTTGATGAGAGTATATCCATTACGATTTTACCAGACATATGCCTGGCGATAATGTCTACAAAACCATCTAGATAAGCTTGTAGTGAAAGTGCTAAAATTATGTGATTACATGTTGTTAATGCTTTCTCGAGCTCTATAGCGCTACAGCCCAACTCTCTCGCTACAGTCTTGGCTTTATCAATATCTCTCCCAGTGATAACGACCTCGAATCCTCTACGTATAATCTGTGAACCAAGTGCCTTCCCCATCTTACCGTAACCAACAATAGCTACACGAGCTCCATAAACGCTTCTACATCCATCAATAGATTTAATCACATCTAATTGCAATTTCTTCGAATGCTTCAAGATCTCCTCAAGTATTTGTTCCACAAGGTCCGGTGGAACTCCATATGTTGCTGCAAGTTTTCTCCACTTTATTGATAGATCTATTTCCCTTGCTTCATCATTGATGCTCAAACCATAGCTACGTTTATGCTCAGCTATACTCTTAACTAATTCCAGTCTCCTAGACAGCAACTCGATTATCTGTCTATCTATATCATCTATCTTCTTCCTAATTTCGGCTATGTCCATGATTAAGAACCTCACGGCATTTCTCAATAATTGCTCTCGAACTAAGGTGGAAGTACTCCCACAGCTCTTTCACACTTCTACCTGATCTTCCATAACTTTTTGCACCCACAATTCTCATAGGGACTGGATATTTTTGAACAAGAACTTCGGCAATAGCACTTCCGAGACCACCATACACCATATGCTCTTCAACTACAACTATACGCCCCGTCCTACGCGCATATCTTTCTATAAGCTCGATATCAAGAGGTTTAACCGAGATCATGTTTATAACAGCTACATTAATACCTTCACGCATCAATTCTTCTGCTGCTATAAGAGCTTCATAAAGTATGGGACCTGCACCAACTATCGTTACATCATGTCCTTCTTTAAGTATGTATCCTTTACCAAGCTCAAAAACATAGTCATGATCAGCTGATACCGGTGGCGAGTAATCTCTGCCAACCCTGTAGTATAAGGGTCCATAAACATTTTTGATTACATGAGGAAGACTTCTCTCAACATCATACGTATCTGCAGGTACAACTATCTTCATGTTAGGTAATACCCTCATCAAAGCCACATCCTCTAGTGATTGATGACTAGAGCCATCAGCATGATCACTATATCCTGCATGTGTTCCTATGATCTTAATATTGAGATTCATCCTATCTACACTATTTCTTATTTGTTCCCAAGCTCGCATCAAGAACATCGAGAAAGCTATAACTACTGGTTTAGCACCTGCGGAAGCGAGTCCTGCTGCAAACGATAACATATGTTGTTCAGATATACCCACATTGAAGTATCTATCCGGAAATCTTTTACCGAATAGGTGAGCTCTGGTTGGTTTTCCTACATCTGCTGTGACAACCACTAGATCCTCTAATTCTTCACCTAATGTCTCTAGAATGTAACCTACAGTATCCCTGAAGGATTTCAATTCCTGCATATCTTTGAAACCCTTTTTGATCAGCTTTTGTTCATCTCTTTTGCTACATCACCATTGTTTGTATTGTTTCTACAGTTTTCTTTAATTGTTTTTGCAAATATTACTGTAGGTCTATCTGATTCTAGTGCCTCTTCTACAGCTAATATGATGCTTGATATGCTATGACCATCACACCATAGAACCTTCCAGCCTACCATCCTCCATATGAAGGGCATGTAGCTTTTGGGTTTGACATCCTCTGTGTTCCCATCAAGTTGACATTCATTGAAATCAACTATAACTATCAGGTTGTTAAGCTTCAGCAGAGGTGCATTCGTAATAGCCTCCCATACTTGACCTTCATCTTGTTCGCCATCACCTAGGATTACAAACACTCTTCCTTTTCCTCCACACCGCTTAATCCATGCTGCTACACCTATACCGAAACTGATTCCCTGTCCTAAACTACCTGTAGACATATCTACTCCAGGTATCGATATATCTGGATGGTTTTGGAGAATAGAGTTAACGCTATTTATTTTGAATAACTCATTTCTATCTATTACACCAATTTCTGAAAGTATTGCATAGAGAGCTGGTGCTGCATGACCCTTACTCAGAATTAGCCAATCCTTATCAAGCTTGATTGGACTATTCCTAAGGAATCTTGTGGCTATTGTAGCTATTATGTCGAGTGAACTCAATGAAGATTCTAGATGAATGTGTTTTTCCTGTTGGCTTACCAGAAGAAGGGTTTTTCGAGCATTCTCTGCTATTTCCTTTATCTGGTTTATGCTATTGGATATGTTCTCTAATATTGGAGCTGCATCTCCCTTCACCCACAAAATTCCATCTAGCCCACCATATTGTAACAGGATTCAGCTGACCATACATCTATTCTAGAGGGTATATATAAAGTTTGTGTTTACATGGTACATACAAATTTATTCAGCTTAGAATGATTTAAATTTCCTGTACCCTAACAAAATGAATGCTTTGGTGTTGAAATATATGCAAACCTTGATGGAGAAGATAGTTAGTAGAGCTGCTGGAAAGTCTATAGCTCCTGGAGATATTGTTGAAGTAGGAGTAGATATCGTAGCTTTTCATGATCTGACAGGATACCACGTAATAGAGGTTATGGAGAGCGCGGGTCTCAAGAAGATACACAAGCTTGAGAGTATTGTTGTGGCTTTCGATCATCTGGTACCACCGCCAGATACTAGAAGCGCTGAGATTCAGCAAACTATAAGGAGATTTGTTAGAGAAATGAATGTTACTAAATTTCATGATGTCGGTTACGGAATATTGCATCAAGTTCTCGTAGAAAGGTATGTTCTTCCCGGCCAGGTTGTTGTTGCAGCTGATAGCCATACAACAACATCTGGTGCTTTAGGTGCTTTTGCTCAAGGTATGGGTGCCAGTGATATAGCTGCAGCAATTATAACGGGCAAGACGTGGCTCACCGTACCCCAACCCTTTAAAATAATTCTAGAAGGTAAGCTTAAGAATGAGTTTGTTACGGGAAAAGAGGTTGCTCTCGAGATTTTGAGAGTATTTAAAGCAGATTACTTCGTAGGTATGTCTATAGAGGTATTTGTCAAAGAACCTTCAGCCTTTCCCATGGACTACAGGATAACCGTTGCTAATATGGGCATAGAGATGAATGCTGATGCCCTCATGTTTATACCAGATATTGTTACAGAAAAATATCTAATGGATATGAGAGGTATTGAGGTAAAACCTGTGCAACCAGATCCGGGAGCTAAATACATTGATGAGTATACAGTTGAACTTGATAAGGTAGGCTTCTTAGTAGCTGCACCCCATAGCGTTGATAACGTTAAATATGTCGAAGAAGTAGACGGAGAAGAAGTGGATATGGTTTTCATAGGCTCTTGTACTAATGGTAGACTTAGCGATTTCGAGATAGCGGCAAAAATCATGAAAGGCAGAAAGGCAAAAACAAGGTGTATAGTTATACCGGCCTCTTGGAATGTGTTTAGAAAGGCTATGGAGTTAGGCTATATACAGACACTAGTTGAAGCTGGCTGTATAGTTACATACGGTACATGTGGACCATGTATAGGTGGTCACTTCGGCATAGCTGGGCCCAATGAAGTAGTTGTATCTACATCGAATAGAAACTTCATAGGGAGGATGGGTAGTCCACAAGCAAAAATATATCTCTCAGGACCAGCTATAGCTGCAGCTACAGCTATACTCGGAAGAATAGCCGAACCAGGTGATGTAATATGATTATCGAGGGAAAGGTCATAAAGTTAGGAGATAAAATAGATACAGATGTAATTATACCTGCTAAACACTTAAGATTCACAGACCCACAGTACCTCGCACAACATGTCTTTGAACCCATTGATCCAGAATTTCATAAGAAGGCCCGAGGAGCAGTGATAGTAGCTGGAAAAGTATTTGGCATGGGCTCATCTAGAGAACAAGCAGCTATAGCAATAAAAGCTGCAGGTGTTAAAGCAGTTATAGCGGAATCGTTTGCAAGAATATTCTATAGAAACGCTATAAACAATGGTTTACCTGCAATAGTATGTCCTGGGATATCTAAAGAAGTTAACGAGGGAGACATAATTGTAGTAGATATAGAGACTGGAGAAGTTAGAGTAAGAGGTAACAAAACTGTAAAATGTAGAGGTATAACAGGCATGGCACTAGAAATCCTAAAGAGTGGAGGACTCATTGAGTATCTGAGAAATCTAGATAAAGAAAACATAAAATAACTGAATGACATGAACATAATATAGTAAAAACACGTATTTTACTGTCCTCTATCCTAGCGTTGATGTTTATAAATGATACATAGGTTTGGATTACACTACTGATTTACCTTTGTTTTAACTATTTTTCCTATCCAATAATACGATCAGTCAGCTATATATATATCCTTAACCTCGCTATGTAGGAATTCAGTAGGTGGGATTTTGATTTCCAGAAAGAACCTGCTTGCATCAATAGCTATAGTTGTATTACTATACTTATCAATAGTAAGCCACTTCGTGATGCAGAGCTACAGAAATTATAATAATACTAGTGATGTTCAAGCTGGTTGGAACCCTAACTTTCAACTACCTAAAATTAAGATCAGTAGTGATGAAGATATTCTAAATCTGGGTGAAGATATTGAAGGTCTTAATGAAGGAGAAACCTTGAGTGTAACACTTATAACAGGAGACTCTGTAACTATACTGAAGAAAGACGGTAAGATATCTGTGGCTATAGATGCTGTTGATATTAGGAAGAACTTCTATGTATTTCCAAAGGGTAACACAATATATGTTGTCCCTGAAGATGTGGATTTGAAAAAGTTTGATATAGAGCTCTTTAACATTAGGCTTCTTGCTGACCATATAAATATGACTAGAGGCAGAATTCCGCTAATAATCAAGGTTCGCAATAATGTTCCTTTAGAACATGTAGTGAAACGCGTAGAAAAAACTACTGAAGAACTAAAGGAACTAAAACACAGGAATCTGGAGATAATTAGTTCTGTAGCACTTAGAGTACCAATACAAGAAAGAGAGAAAGTTCTTAAGACACTCTATAAGGTTTTAGCAAACGATTCATCCATAGATAAGATTGTATTGGACAGAATCCACAGAGTAAGTAGTAAAGGAGAGGATATAGGCATTCAGCTATACGAAAGTATCCCACTTATGAGTATACCAGATCTCTGGAACATAGACATAAATGGTAGTGGCTACACTATAGCTGTTCTTGATACAGGTATTGATCCGAACCATCCAGATTTCTATATAGATGGTGAGACCAAGATTGTTGCTATGGAAAGCTTTGTTGATTTTGATTTTGATGATGAAGCAGATGAATCCCCGATTGATGGTCATGGACATGGAACTCACTGCGCAGGTACTGCTGCTGGTGTTGGAGGTTATCTTGATATTGTCAGAGGTGTAGCTCCAGGAGCTAATCTAATAATAGGTAAAGTTCTGTCTAATCTAGGTTATGGTCATGATTCATGGATTATTGAAGGTATTGAATGGGCTGTTGAAAATGGTGCAGACGTTATATCTATGAGCTTAGGTGGATCAGCAACCCTTTCCTACGATCCTCTAGTAGCTGCTGTCAATTGGGCTGTAGAACAAGGTGTTGTAGTTGTTGTGGCTGCAGGTAATAGTGGCCCGAGCTACTTTACTATAGCAAGTCCTGGTGTAGCATCCAAGGCTATAACTGTTGGAGCAGTAGACAAGGAGCTAAATATAGCAGAATTCTCTAGTAGAGGTCCAACACCAAATGCTACACTAAAACCAGATGTAGTTGCACCAGGTGTGTATATTGCTTCTTCAAGAGCTTGGAAAACATATATGGATGAACCTGCATCAATATATCATGTCTATGCATCTGGTACATCAATGGCAACACCACATGTAGCAGGTTATGCAACACTAGTGTTACAGTTACTGGGGGAGTATGGAATTTTAAACAAAATTGTTGAGAGTCTTGGTGTCAATAGAGCTGAAGTAGTTAAGGATATTATAATTTCGACAGCACTAGATCTGGATCTAGATCCATTTACACAAGGTGCGGGATTCGTTGAAGCTTCAAAACTTCTGGAACTACTATTAAATGAAAAACTTGTTATTGTGCATCCTGCACGTATAGATGTTGTTGCATTTGAAAATACTATAGAAGTCATTAACTTAACTCTATACAATCCATTTAATGAAGATGTAAGTATTACAGTGGATCTAGAGTTTAAGCCTTGGATTAGCTTGATGTATGATCCAGTAGGTGATGATATTGTTGTAGTAGATCCACAAGAAGTCACAATTCCTGCAAACAGTTCCATAAACGTTAGCTTAAGTATAGATTTCTCACAAATTCCTACAGGATATCATGCTTTAATTCTAAAAATCATCAGTAGTGACACGGAAATAGGAAAGGCATTGGTGGGGATCTCTAAACCACAAATACTAGCGGTATCAGCATCATTTGAAGGCACTCCTGAACCAATATTTGTCTACGCCACCGGTTTCTCACCCGCTCTAGGCCAAAGTCTATCTCTCTACGGGTATGATTGGGGCTGGATAGGTTACAGCTATGAGGGTGAGGTTATACTCTATCCTCTATATCCAGACACCATATACCTTATCGAGATCGCATCGCTTATCAATCCATATATAGTGTATACAGTAATCTCAACCGATAATGTAACGAATATTTATAGCCTAGAAATAGACTTTGCTGAAGTAGAACCTACATATATCACTACAGCTAACGAGCTCCAAGGGTATGCTTTCGTATCCTACGGAATCAATATGATGATTAGAGATCCTGCTAACAATATTATTGAAAACATCACATATAGCGATGGAACTCTAATCTATCTATATCCTTCAGAGAGTGCTGAGAT includes these proteins:
- a CDS encoding 3-isopropylmalate dehydratase small subunit — encoded protein: MIIEGKVIKLGDKIDTDVIIPAKHLRFTDPQYLAQHVFEPIDPEFHKKARGAVIVAGKVFGMGSSREQAAIAIKAAGVKAVIAESFARIFYRNAINNGLPAIVCPGISKEVNEGDIIVVDIETGEVRVRGNKTVKCRGITGMALEILKSGGLIEYLRNLDKENIK
- a CDS encoding 3-isopropylmalate dehydratase large subunit, with the protein product MQTLMEKIVSRAAGKSIAPGDIVEVGVDIVAFHDLTGYHVIEVMESAGLKKIHKLESIVVAFDHLVPPPDTRSAEIQQTIRRFVREMNVTKFHDVGYGILHQVLVERYVLPGQVVVAADSHTTTSGALGAFAQGMGASDIAAAIITGKTWLTVPQPFKIILEGKLKNEFVTGKEVALEILRVFKADYFVGMSIEVFVKEPSAFPMDYRITVANMGIEMNADALMFIPDIVTEKYLMDMRGIEVKPVQPDPGAKYIDEYTVELDKVGFLVAAPHSVDNVKYVEEVDGEEVDMVFIGSCTNGRLSDFEIAAKIMKGRKAKTRCIVIPASWNVFRKAMELGYIQTLVEAGCIVTYGTCGPCIGGHFGIAGPNEVVVSTSNRNFIGRMGSPQAKIYLSGPAIAAATAILGRIAEPGDVI
- a CDS encoding transketolase family protein, with amino-acid sequence MQELKSFRDTVGYILETLGEELEDLVVVTADVGKPTRAHLFGKRFPDRYFNVGISEQHMLSFAAGLASAGAKPVVIAFSMFLMRAWEQIRNSVDRMNLNIKIIGTHAGYSDHADGSSHQSLEDVALMRVLPNMKIVVPADTYDVERSLPHVIKNVYGPLYYRVGRDYSPPVSADHDYVFELGKGYILKEGHDVTIVGAGPILYEALIAAEELMREGINVAVINMISVKPLDIELIERYARRTGRIVVVEEHMVYGGLGSAIAEVLVQKYPVPMRIVGAKSYGRSGRSVKELWEYFHLSSRAIIEKCREVLNHGHSRN
- a CDS encoding 1-deoxy-D-xylulose-5-phosphate synthase N-terminal domain-containing protein, coding for MKGDAAPILENISNSINQIKEIAENARKTLLLVSQQEKHIHLESSLSSLDIIATIATRFLRNSPIKLDKDWLILSKGHAAPALYAILSEIGVIDRNELFKINSVNSILQNHPDISIPGVDMSTGSLGQGISFGIGVAAWIKRCGGKGRVFVILGDGEQDEGQVWEAITNAPLLKLNNLIVIVDFNECQLDGNTEDVKPKSYMPFIWRMVGWKVLWCDGHSISSIILAVEEALESDRPTVIFAKTIKENCRNNTNNGDVAKEMNKS
- a CDS encoding S8 family serine peptidase → MISRKNLLASIAIVVLLYLSIVSHFVMQSYRNYNNTSDVQAGWNPNFQLPKIKISSDEDILNLGEDIEGLNEGETLSVTLITGDSVTILKKDGKISVAIDAVDIRKNFYVFPKGNTIYVVPEDVDLKKFDIELFNIRLLADHINMTRGRIPLIIKVRNNVPLEHVVKRVEKTTEELKELKHRNLEIISSVALRVPIQEREKVLKTLYKVLANDSSIDKIVLDRIHRVSSKGEDIGIQLYESIPLMSIPDLWNIDINGSGYTIAVLDTGIDPNHPDFYIDGETKIVAMESFVDFDFDDEADESPIDGHGHGTHCAGTAAGVGGYLDIVRGVAPGANLIIGKVLSNLGYGHDSWIIEGIEWAVENGADVISMSLGGSATLSYDPLVAAVNWAVEQGVVVVVAAGNSGPSYFTIASPGVASKAITVGAVDKELNIAEFSSRGPTPNATLKPDVVAPGVYIASSRAWKTYMDEPASIYHVYASGTSMATPHVAGYATLVLQLLGEYGILNKIVESLGVNRAEVVKDIIISTALDLDLDPFTQGAGFVEASKLLELLLNEKLVIVHPARIDVVAFENTIEVINLTLYNPFNEDVSITVDLEFKPWISLMYDPVGDDIVVVDPQEVTIPANSSINVSLSIDFSQIPTGYHALILKIISSDTEIGKALVGISKPQILAVSASFEGTPEPIFVYATGFSPALGQSLSLYGYDWGWIGYSYEGEVILYPLYPDTIYLIEIASLINPYIVYTVISTDNVTNIYSLEIDFAEVEPTYITTANELQGYAFVSYGINMMIRDPANNIIENITYSDGTLIYLYPSESAEIRYGIIDGFSTPNYIIELNSGYFGIKAETYTDRPELVWVFYRVYTSVPINEYIVVEPKTVNVTLYHVHSAISDDEVIGKGALFLFGGVVDLDSSIYRDTPYPSYTVYLVDTNVTLSLGRALDKHAIQSEDGDTLNVLAYQFHGLNIDGGYLYAPLASPLAGTTIWSYSMLLEGLDSHNFTYGFGRGHTFRSTFTKSYSIYSQIYPISYALLTINNESIIEMFDTYALTYYLEGFNWNNTELAKVRYDFTLDLSRYPLIKVSNHVRSSSVSQFNEPNYTAYEKINAFGYGVGVRDILIVGEFDYLYNYLPENASTYMYLFINRPVDGNFALTKHRLTLIGYTDGSSQEIELPLNIVSTGPSYYIGLVEINSQEILLQASPGPFDLVVNLLYNNSLTGDTINYELYIDNAIYIGTSVYTPVTPTPTVPTTTTVTVPTTTTVTVPTTTTVTVPTTTTVTVPTTTTVTVPTTTTVTVPTTTTVTVPTTTTVTVPTTTTVTV
- a CDS encoding bifunctional chorismate mutase/prephenate dehydrogenase, producing the protein MDIAEIRKKIDDIDRQIIELLSRRLELVKSIAEHKRSYGLSINDEAREIDLSIKWRKLAATYGVPPDLVEQILEEILKHSKKLQLDVIKSIDGCRSVYGARVAIVGYGKMGKALGSQIIRRGFEVVITGRDIDKAKTVARELGCSAIELEKALTTCNHIILALSLQAYLDGFVDIIARHMSGKIVMDILSSKNLVYEYVEKLSHVYGFAYVSTHPLFGPSTSAYGQKIAVIPSGSGKDVLEDVVDFWRCVGLDPVVVSYEEHEKAMAVVQVLTHMLILLFQLGVEELSKELGIDPLKLSTPTFRELTAISIRLNEIKDVVYEIQKNNSFSPLVHEKIFVLFRKIVERLGGRI
- the aroF gene encoding 3-deoxy-7-phosphoheptulonate synthase; this translates as MMFILKPNRDESKIVESIRSRSASYRVVDLYGRRIVIAWPDKLVEDVIDEDVELKIRSRYKFPLTSNEWREKTIFNIDGIEIGSRKIVIIAGPCAVENEEQMIEVARAVKRAGASLIRGGAFKPRTSPYTFQGLGLEGLNILKKVKDVVGIPIVSEVMDPRDVYTVSEYVDVLQIGARNAQNYPLLKEVGKSRKPVLLKRGFGMTVEEWLLSAEYILLEGNGQVVLCERGIRTFESTTRFTFDIAGMVVAKKTSHLPVAADPSHPSGKREYVEALTLAAVAAGADVVMVEVHPEPSKALSDSEQQLTVKEFENLMEGIKAVAQAIGRSI